catttcacttaaaGTAGAACATATGCATTCCACATCacccagcaattctattcctaAACATACCCcacatacgtatatatacatacatatattctagGAAAGACATGCACAAAAATGTTCAGAAGACTAATTAAAATACCCCCAAAGAGGAAACTACCCACATTTCAATCAACAGTAAAATGGATGAAAAACATTGCAGTGTGTTCATCTAGAGGTTGCATCTGGTGGGGGTAAAATCTCACAGGAAACATCAAGCCATCCTCAGTCTTCACTATCCCTGCCCCCATCTTCTCACCTGACCAATGGACCACCTACATATCCCTTAAAGCCATCCCTTCCTTTGTCCTGGGTCaggagcccagcatttctcatccaTAATCTTGTACAAGTCCCTCCTTAGTCTTCCTGCCTCTGGACTCTTTTCCTTTAATGCATTCTCCATTTGGACTACTATAATGATTGGTGAAAATACAACACTGGCCTGGCTGTCTCCTGCTTAAAACTCTTAAAGCATTCCCAAAGCCAGATCATGTTAGATACAGAGCCCTTCCTAAATGACCTACCTCCTGTAGACTTGAGCCACAACACCCAGCTCTGTTCCCCATCCCATCTTCTCCATACAAGCTCCATACAAGCAAACAATAATGCCAATTTCATGTAATGTCTCTTCCTCTATCACATCTGCAGATGCTTGCCTAGGTCTCTAGCATGGAAGAATATATTCCCTGTATCCCCACCACCCAAACACACTCTGTTACACATCCAATCATTTCCACATTAGGacccagtggaaacagtgacagattttattttcttgggctccaaaatcactgcagatggtgactgctgccattaaaagatgcttgctccttgaaagaaaagctacaaccaacctagacagcatattaaaaagcagaaactactttgccaagaaaggtccatatagtcaaaactatggttttccagtagtcatgtatggatgtgagagttgggccataaagaaggctgagtactgaagaactgatgctattgaactgtggtgttgaagactcttgagagtacattggactgcaagcagatcaaaccagcaatcctaaaggaaatcagtcctgactgttcattggaaggactgatgctaaagctgaagctccaatcctttggctacctgatatgaagaactgactcattggaaaagacactgatgctgggaaagattgtaggcagggggagaaggggatgacagaggatgagatggttggatggcatcaccgactcagtggacatgactttgagcaagctccgggagatggtgatggacagggaagtctggtgtgctgcaatccatgaggtcaccaaaagtcagacacgacttagcaactgagcaacaacaacaaagacccagcttaGCATTATCCCACTAGGAAGCCTATTCAGAACTATTCCACCATCTCCCACTCCCAAACCTTGATTAGATGCTTTCTCTATTTCTCAGAACCCCTTGTGGTTATTGGCAAGTTATAACCCTGGTAACCCTAGAAGGTTCTGATAAAAGCTCTATAGCATCTCAGGAAAAATTTTCCCTCTCATGTTAACTTTGTTCTCACTCATTGACTTGGAATGTCTATTATAAAGTATGGATAAGGGTGAGTATATAACCTCCTTTCAGAAATAGTAATAGCTAACGTTTAGAGAAAAAtttctatgtgccaggtattGCTCTATGAACTTATCCTCATAACAACTCATTGAGGTAAATACTACTACCTCTTTTTactgatggaaaaaaataaactaaatcatACAGAAAGTAAGTGATTTGCTCCAAATTATACAATTTCTGTGATGGACCTGGGATTTGAACCAAGGAATTTTGGCTTCAGAGCCAACTCTTAATCGTTAAATTCTCCTGCTACATGGCAACAGGTTCTAATTGGGAGGGGTAAAGAATGCAAACTGCCCCTATCTGCTCCTCCATTTGAGTTCCTTGAAGTTTGGCACAAGATACTACAGAGTCATGGCCTACAGTTTATGACCTCCAGATAAGACAGAATCAGACTCCTCCTAGGATAAAGAGCGAAACTGGAGGCCATAGACTCTCTCTCCTGATAAAGCTTCCTCCATCTCTCCCATCACTTGGATGTGGGAGCCATGGAGTTACTCTGGAAGTAGAGGGAATCCATAGAAAGAGACTTGGGGAATACCATCCtacatgcacgcatgctcagtcacttcagttgtgcccaattctttgtgacctatggactatataggtccttggtccttgggattctccaggcaagaatactggagtggactgccgtgccctcctccaggggatcttcccaacccaggaattgaacccatatctcctgcgtctcctgcattgcagtcaggttctttacctgctgagccacctgggaagccaattacCAGACTAGAGCTTATTAAATCCTTGTAAAAGCCTCCCTCTTAGTCAACCTTAATTTCCATAGGAATGGGGACatcattcagtaaaaaaaaaaaaaaaaagtctcctaaGATTCCGTTAGCCCAGCAGTCTCTGTCTCAACTTGCGATAGCCAAGGTCCCTAGAGGGGGCAGTGGGTCCTAGTCATTGTGGTCACTGATGTCATTGTTAAAGGCTTCTCCCAGCACAACCACCATTGTCCTTTTATGACATCTCTTAGCTGGACTTGGAGATCTGGAGCTTAggaaattcattttctgtttctagcTCCTAGAACATGGGTTGGCAGAGAGGACCTTTCCATATATATTTCCTAAATGAACAAATGGAAGCAGGTGGAGGTCtaggaagaaaaaaggggaagGGACGGAAGTGTGAGgcaaggaggaaagaagagtgGGGAatgagggaggggctggagggatgTTGGGCACAGCACAGAGGACCCAGTGGCCGGGTGACCCTGGCCACCGCTGACCACCAGCCCCACAGATGCCTAGATCCCACCCACAGCCCCAAGCCCAGTGACCACCTCACCCCTCTGGAATCCACAGAAACAGTTCACGGAGAGAGACTGTCACTTGTTCTTAAGGGAAAGGGACTGAACAGGAAATACTCAGTACTCCAGGGAGGCAAGATTCCAGGCAACCCAGTCTCCAGAAAAACACTAGGCTTCTGAGAGGTGGAAGGATGAACTccctgccttttctccattgctcaGCTCCTTGCACTTGACCTGGCCAGCCCTGACTCCTGAAGGCCTTTCCTATCAGGTCCTCAGGTGTAGATGGAGGGAGCCTCAGCCAATCCAAGCTCCTCTCAATGGAAAAAGCTACTGAGGCTTTATGGTCCTGCCTCCTTACCAGACTTTCCTGGGAGAGCAAGGGGAGGGAcatccccctgccccctgcctcctgccaccACCATTCCTGTGCCCCGTGAAGATGCCAACTGGAATTCCCTGAATGTTGTCAATAAGAACCCTACAAGGAAGAGGtccctgtggacagagcaggAGAAAACCTCCCCATTGGGCAGGCATAGTgacctatttccttttccagcctTCTGAGGGATATGACCAGCCTACGGGAGAGGATATTGTACCTGGTCTTCTCATAGAGATGTCAAGAACTGAAGGCCTCATGTTGATTCTCCTCTTACCTCCAAAATCCCTGTGCCCCAACTTGTCAATTAGAACATGTTTGGGTCACACACTTATATCTTCTGAACAACCTTGAGCAAATCAAAATCTCCCTCTATTCCTGACCAGAATAACAACTCTATTGAACTCTAACTGAAATTCTTCCTGATGTCCCAGAGCTGATTCTGATTACCAGTGGGGTTGGGCCAGATGGGGGGATTGGTAGGAGGAGGAAGACTGGACTCTGGATGCTGAATTCTGAGCCAGGTAGGCCTGCAGGTCTCAAGGAGATGAGGGTGGACTGGAAAGAGGGAAAAAGCTAGGGCTGCAGCAGTCCTAACAATGGGGGACTCTCTGTGGAGTTTGAGAATACCTCTGGGAAGGACTCTGGGAATTATCTCTCATTTGCTAAGACAGGTGCTCCAGAAAGTTTTCTGATTTTATGTCTGGGGAAGGAGCTGAGGGAAATGGCAGGAGGAGATGATGGTACTAAGGATCAAGAGCACATTAGTGGTCCTTTGGGACAGCCTCACACACAAAGCACTTTCATGTGTATTTTCTCATCAGGTCCTCCTGGCACACCTGGGAGGGAGTGTTGTGATCCTCGTCTTACAGATAATGACAATGATGGTGACCCACCGAGTGCTTGTGATGGGCCAAGTCTTGAGGGAGTCAGTGATGCTCATTTTGGTCACTTCACTGCTAAGTCATTAAGGGCCTTCAAGGTCAACATGTCCATTTCCTCACTCTCTTTTACAGCCATGAaaattaaggctcagagaagcaaaGTCATTGCCCTACATGAGTTAGTGTAGGTGATTCAGACTTAGAAATCCTGCCTCCTAGCCATGTCCCCATTCCATTGACCTCAGACTTCTTCCTCTTGCTTTATTCTCTATCAATTGGCAGAAAAAGCTGTCTACCTGTCCAGTGATAATTAGTTAATTGCAGCCATCTCATCATGCATGCCCTCAacattttgatccctgggaatCTGTATCCCCCAGTGCTGTAAATCTTGTTTGAGCCAATAAAAGTACACAAAGCTCAGATCAGGTAATaggatagtaataataatgataagaacaacaaaacaataacaatagtGATGTTAATtattatgtgtgcatgcatgctaagtcacttctatgctgtccaactctgtgacgctGTAAGCtaaggcctgccaggctcttctgtccatgggattttccaagcaagaatactagagttggctaccatttccttctctggttaTTATAATAACAGTAAAACCTTATAGGTATTGTTTCATATGTGCTTTACTTATAATAACCCATGTAATATTCAAATGTCTCAAGATGACATCTCATCTTGACATTCAGTGGAAACATTGTTTTGACCACCAGTGGAAACACTCCCTACTGGGACACTAACATCTCCAAACTAGCAGAGCTCAGAGTTCTGAAACAAATATTCTGTGAGTGAGTTACTGGTTATAAGAGTCACAGAATCCACTCCCATTTCACGACTTGATTCCCATGTCCATGCATTCTGGCACTGGAGGAAACAATGCCATATAGTCTCTGACTCAAAGGTTAAACTTAACATCACGTTTAATTTAAAGAAGTATGTAAGATAGGGTCCTATTCTTTCAAAGTGTTGTTACCTATGAATAGCAATAACAGAGTCTTAATAAATCATTTCATCTTTCAACTTGTCCAGCTTATTCCAAGTGTTGGAGGTTAGTTAAGGTCACTGATTCTATAATTATGAACCCACAGAAGTGAAATGAGTTTCTTGATCAGATGCAATGCTGTGGGGATTCTCTGATGGTGGATTAGGCACACTGTGAATTCATAGATAATGATGCTAGCAAAAGGTTTGTGGGCAAGGGAGGCAAATTCATATCTAGAATCTGCATATGCTCCCATGAAGACAAATCACTGTCCCCTCCCTGATGGAAGAGATCCAATATAATCAAGCTGCCACAGGTGGCAGCTGTTCTCCTGAGGCATGTGTCATAGAGCTGATCTTTGCTATTTGTGATTTAAGCACTCATCAGTAGTGGCAACCAGGTCAGCCGTTGAAAAAGGAAACCCTGGTCCTAAGCCCATATGAATAGCCTCCATCCTTGCTTAATGGACATTTTGTTCATGCATCCACTGAATGAAGGTCTCGGGAAGAAGCCTGACTGACATTCACAGAGCGTGTCATTTTTTCCACCTGATTTGTCTCCTCCGAAGCTGATAGGCTTTCATGAACATTCACATGGGACACACAGATTCTGTGTCCACTCGAAGGAAGGCCATCCACATATCTCTCCTTTCCTCAAACTTTCTTGCCACCAATCTTTATATCTTCTTGTGGCGTAGTTACTTAGTAGCTTTTGCTCATTTTTGCATTTTCCTATGGAAATCAATCTGTGAAAACTTTCtatctttaaaagttttaattttggtaATCTACATCTCCCTTGGAAAATATCCATTCCATCTAAGTTTGCAATTTTATttgcatcagtcagtcagtcagtcagttcagtcactcagtcgtgtctgactctttgcgaccccatgaatcacagcacgccaggcctccctgtccatcaccaactcctggagttcactcagactcatgtccatcaagtcggtgatgccatccagccacctcatcctctgtcgtccccttctcctcctgcccccaatccctcccagcatcagggtcttttccaatgagtcaattcgtcgcatgaggtggccaaagtactggagtttcagcgtcagcatcagtccttccaatgaacacccaggactgatctcctttaggatggattggttggatctccttgcagtccaagggactctcaagcattttctccaacaccacagttcaaaagcatcaattttccagcACTTAGCTTTATTTGCATAGAGATCAGCCAACAGAGAAAGCAGAGTTGTGGGACTTAAGTGTTTTGCACAGGAACACACAGCTGATAAGCGGTAGTTTACCTATCTGCCCAAACAGAAACTTTGAGATCATTAGTGCAGAAATGgatcaaaagggaaaagaattggAGAGGCTGACATTTCAGTCTAGTAGCAAAATATTTCCCCCAAATAGATGAACTGAGTCCCACCAGACAGGTGCTATGATCCACTCTGCCATTTTCTTTGttcaaggaaacaggaaaaagtaaaaaataaaaataaaacaaaaaacaacaatccTCACAGAGACCAAATTAACAGAgaattaattaacattttttaactgCACCCCTTAGTACCTGTACACTCCCTAAGAACTGCTGGTTTGTGGACTGCAAATTCCATGAAGACAGGTGTTCTGACTTTCTGTCACCAGTGCCAGGAATTAGTGATGACAGTTGACAATCAATGGCTCCCATCAGTGAACTACAGGGAATCAGAGATACTGGTAAAGCTGGATTAAAACCCTGATAGCTTCCTTGATTGCTCCCTTTTTTACCTACACACCCAAGTCATCACATGTTCTTGCTTCTTTCCTTGTCACTTCAGCACTTCCCCACTCACTGCCACCATTAAGCCTAGTACCTCAGAAATTATGCCTAGGTCTAGCCCACTAAATGTTCCTCTTtaatccaaccctctcatccatGGCCCCAGGTCATTCTTCTGAATATACTATGGCACCCTCTCTCTTCTACTCTGATCTGCATCCCAGGTTCTTAAAAATAGAGGTTgtctatctttaaaataaaatctgttatcaTCTTGAATTATGAACTCTGTTACTATCTATCCAAGTAGAGAGACACACAAAACCTCATCACGTCACCCACAAGACTCTCACTCTCCATTATCCTGATTCCTGACTCGAGATGCAGCAGAGCCACCAGGTAGACTCCACACCTTCTGGAAGGAACTCCAAGAGCCAATAAGACCTCTTCCCCAGTTTCCAGGCAACCCCCTTCCCCAAGAAGGCAGAAACAGAAAGCTCTCAAAAGTTTTAAGTCCCTTCCACCAGCCACATAGCTTCTTACTCTCTCCCCAGGTGGAGGAACACTCCAACAGCCTTTGGGACTCTTCGTTTTCTGCCTGAAACCTCCTGGAAAAGTTGCCTGGAACTTTGCCACAACATTGGTGCCATGGTACTCACCTACCTAAACCCCTGCTTAGCTCAGCCGTGTTACATCTCTCATCCGCAAGACATCTGAGCCATCAATGAGGCCTGAAAGAAAGCTGGATTCCCATGCTAACTCTGAGGCTTGTGCCAGGGTTCTTATAGAGTCTCATATGTCATTTGGGTCCCTTGAAAGAATCAGAGGCACTGTTTAAAATGGACTGTACCTGTAACAACTTTAATTCTTCTATGGTTTTGTAATTCACCCTACAGTTCACAGAAAATACACTAGTTTACCGCATTTGGTTTCATGCATTTCACCTACTGTGACATAGAATTTTGGAGACACAGAGGTCTTAGAGAACTTTCAATTTGAGgtgctcattttatagatgaataaagtgagatccagagaaagaaagtaaatggCCCAAAGTTACATAACAAGTTAGCAAGGTTGGAACTAGAACCCAGGTCAATTAATGTCAAGTTCTGTTCCTTCCACAAGATGATGTAGAGAATACCATATCAGCCCCATAAACCATATTCCTTCCATGCAGCAGGCCAGGTCCATGGGTTACATTGGCTCCATATACCATTGACTTAATTTTTGATGTTGGTCACATGTATTTATTACTTTCCTGTACCACTATGATTGCCTACTACTTGACATTCTACTATGTCCATATACCACATCACTTTCAGGTACCACGTTTCATGTTAGTTATAGGCATACTATTGGCCCCAGTGCCTTTGTTGTAGATTACATTATCACTCATAGTATTTGCTGCTCTCACTGTAGAGGGAATACACATTCATCCCCAGGTCACATGACTTGTATTACTTTTCTGTGGGAAGAAAATAATTCCTGCCTTTTGTCAGAAGGCCTAAACAAAGGACTTGCTTTGGTCAATAGgatgtcagcaaagagatgtgtgttcagttcagttcatttcagtcactcagtcgtgtccgattctttgtgaccccatgagctgcagcacaccaggcctccctgtccatcaccaactcccggagtttactcaaactcatgtccattgacataTATGTTACTTTAGAGCAGACGCTTTAAGAGTCGTCATATATTTCAGccactgcccctttctctctctcataagTCTGACCTGTTCCAGATAGGGCCTCCTCCTTCAGGCTGGATCCAAGAATCCAATGGCAGAAGGCCACAGTCTACTTACAACTGATtggaaaatgacaaataaatgggcTTATACTGTGTAATCCCATGAGATTATGGAGTTGTTTCGAACTGCACCACAATGTAGAAAGATAATCAAGACAGCAATCCTTAGTTTCATGTTCCACATTTGTTCCACTGACCGAGTACTGTGTATAATGTTGGTTTCATATGTTATAGATGCAGTCCCTTTCCTCATCATTGGACACTTTACCCCAGACTCCTCCTGTCTCCCAGTTCAGCAGGCCAGTCTACCTCCCCATCACTTTGAGAAAAGCCCTCTTCATGTCCTCATTCCTCAGACTGTAGACCACAGGATTCAGCAGAGCAGTGAAGACATTATAAAAGAGTGATACCTGCTTGTCTTGCTCAGGGGAATAGCTTGCATTGGGCCTCATGTAGAGGTAGGTGGCTGGAGCATAGAAGAATGTGATCACAGTCAGGTGGGAGGCACAGGTGGAGAAAGCCTTGCAGCGGGCCTGCATGGACTTGAACTTGAGAATGGCCTGGGCAATACGGATGTAGGAGGCCACAATGAGGGACAGTGGGGCAACAACCATGAAAACACTGATGACTAGGTCCACCATCTCAATGACGTAGGTATCCATGCAAGCCAAATTTCGTACTGAAGGGCCTTCACAGAAGTAGTGGTTGACGCTGTTGGGCCCACAGTATGGCAGCCTCATGGTGAAAAAAGTGTGGATCAGAGAGAAGAAGAAACCACAGGCCCAGGTCCCAGCAGACAGCTGTGTGCACAGGCCCCAGCTGAGGATCACAGTATAACGCAGTGGATAGCAGATGGCCACGTACCGGTCAAAGGCCATGACGACAAATAAAATGCACTCAGTCAGGCCCACGGCACCAAAGATGTACATTTGTAGCCAGCAACCAGCAAAGGAGATGGTCTGAGATCGAGAAAGAAGATGCACCAACATCTGGGGCACAGTGGTGGTGACACAGCTCATATCCAGCAGGGAGAGGatacagaggaagaaatacatgggagTGTGGAGATGCATGTCCAGGCATACCAGGGTGATGATGAGCCCATTGCCCAGGACTGAGCTCAGATAAAGAAGAAGGAAGGCACTGAAGAGGATCCTGTTGGTCACGGGGTCACTGGAGAAGCCAAGCAGGATAAATTCAGAAACCCAGCTTTGGTTCTGCCCTGGAGGTATCCACATTTTGGGCCTATAAGAGAATGATATACATTTAAATGTCACCTAAATATGATAGTTTAGTAAGATCTGGAGGGAGGCAGCTGTGATTTTAATTCTTGGCCCACCACTTACCTACTGCCTTGTACAGTTACTTATCTTCTCTGAGGCTCAATCTCTTCAGCTATAAAATGTGGCTAATAATACTCATTTCTCAGGGTTTTTAGAAGGAGTTGGGCAATGTATGTGAATCATCTCCTACAATGCCTTAAAACACTAAATAGTAGTAAATGCTCATTTGCAATCTCCCCAGGCCTAGTTCCAACCCCTCAGAGGAGAAATTGGTCTCTCAAGTGTCTAATAACAATTAACTTCCACAGTATCTGCTCCAGATCCCCAGCCTTCAGATGCAACCTATCTCTCTGTCTTAGAAATTATTTGTCTGGATGTGCAACAAGCCTTTCCTCACCCTGAACATTTGTCTCTCTGGCAGCTGACAGAGAAGCATTATCAATAGTGGCGCCAGGGCGGCAGTGGAGGGACAGGGGAAACTGTTGGGGgggtggcttccctgatggctcagatgataaaaaatgtgcctacagtgcaggagacccaggtttgatttctgggtcaggaagatctcccagaaaaagga
This portion of the Cervus canadensis isolate Bull #8, Minnesota chromosome 2, ASM1932006v1, whole genome shotgun sequence genome encodes:
- the LOC122428097 gene encoding olfactory receptor 2A12-like, translated to MWIPPGQNQSWVSEFILLGFSSDPVTNRILFSAFLLLYLSSVLGNGLIITLVCLDMHLHTPMYFFLCILSLLDMSCVTTTVPQMLVHLLSRSQTISFAGCWLQMYIFGAVGLTECILFVVMAFDRYVAICYPLRYTVILSWGLCTQLSAGTWACGFFFSLIHTFFTMRLPYCGPNSVNHYFCEGPSVRNLACMDTYVIEMVDLVISVFMVVAPLSLIVASYIRIAQAILKFKSMQARCKAFSTCASHLTVITFFYAPATYLYMRPNASYSPEQDKQVSLFYNVFTALLNPVVYSLRNEDMKRAFLKVMGR